The DNA segment TAAATTTTCTTCATTGCTAAAATCCTTTCTTCTTTTTAAAACCTCTAATGCACCTTTACAAATATCTAACTCATCTTTTGTTTGGATTAAATCATATTTTAAAGCTTTAATTTGATTTTTGAAATTAGTTTTTTGTTGTTTTAATTGAGATTTATAACCTAAGCTTTGATGAAAAGCTAACTTTTGCATTTGCTCTTGTTCTAAGTTTTTAAGTTTTTCTTTCATTTGATAAAAAGCAAAAACTAAAATTTTTTTAGCATTTCTTACACTTTCACTATTTTTCATGTAAGTTAAAAGTAGCGTTGCCTGTTGTTCGTTTAAGAAATAAATCTTTTTATAGTTTTTAACATTTTTTGAATTTATAATAAGTTGGTTTTCAAACTCTAATATTCCAAATTCTTCCAAATCTGCCTTATAAATTCTAATTAACTTTTGGATAGAGTTTTCGTTGTTGTTGGTTAATGTTGAAATATCATTTTGTGTAGTAACTAATGCTCCATTATGGTTTGTAACTAAATCGTTCATAAAATCGTCCTTTTGTCTTATTTTCGTTTTTTTATTATAATAATAAACGATTTTAAGATAAAAGTCAATAATAATAAACGATTTTTTGAATATTATTTTAAAAAAAGTTCGATTATAGGACGGATTTTAAATCCTACCTATAAAATCTCTTGCTTTTTTAATTGTTTCTAGTATCTCTTTTTGCTGTTTATTTTCTAACATAAGAGTTAATGCTACTTCAGCCATTTTTGGAATTTTACCACTAGCCCAAGTATTTATTGTGGAAGCAGGGACATCTAATTGTCTTCCTAACTCAGCTTGCGTGATATCCAATTCTTTACAAACTTTTTTAACAATGTTTTCTTTTGTATTCATCGCAAAATGCCATTCTATACAATAAAGATTTTCATCTGTTTTAGGGTTTTTAAAAATTATATGATTTCCTCCATTATGATAAAAGGGTTTAAAACCTAATATATTTGTTATTTGTGGTAAAATCTCACCAATGATTTCTTTTTCACTACCTCTTTTTATTTTGGTGTTTAGTAAAATTTTATCTTTAAGCGTTCCATTTATGACTATTCTTTCGTTTGTTATGCTATCTAATTTATAAACATCTAATCCCATTATTTCTCCTTGTCTTTAAACAAACTTTGCTCTTGTACACAATTAGGCTCAACAACACCTTTAATATCTTCTAAAAAATACTCATTTTCTAAAACTTCCAAATTTTTACTAATATAAGTTTTACAAATTAAATTACCTTCTATCATATCTCCATAAGATAGCTTTATTTTTCTATTTTTCAATTTCTTCTTAAAATTTTCATCATTAATTTTGACTTTTATAATCTTGTCGTTAACAATCTCCCATTTACTCTCTCCAGTTAAGTCTGGTTTTTTTATTATAAAGGCACCTTGCATTCTACTTATTTGCTCTTTAACTCCATCAGCTGTTTTTAGGTTATAATCAAATGTCTCATTTATACCATATACTTTTTCTTCAAAAATTATCATAGGTTTATGTTTAAACTCCTTTGCTTTATATGTTAAATCTGATACACAACTTAATAAATCGGCTTCATTATTGTTATATCCAAAATTTTTTAAATCACTTTCTTCTATAATGTCTTTGTATTTTTTTGGAATATCTGAACATTGCTTTGCTTGTATCTTCTCTAAAATCATCTTTTTAGATTTTATAAGTAGATCAGCAAATAATTCTTTTGGATTATTTACATAGTGTTTGATATCTTCATCACTTATTTTGCTAAGTTTTTCAACAATCCATATTTTTATAGAACCTTTATCTATGGATTTAATTTGAATATTTACATCAACTTCTACACTAAAAATAGACACTAAAGAATTATTTAACTTATCAATACTTAATAAAAAATCTGTAATTTTTTGGAAAAATAATGTAGCGTTTTCTTCGTCAAGATATTCAAATTTTAACTCATAGGTTTGTTCTATCATAACACTCCTTTTTTTATATTTTTTAATTTTTTAATTCGCCAAGTTCTTTATAAGTTAAGTTTCTTTCCTTGCAAAATTGTTTTAATTCTTCACTTGTCATTTTTCTCCTTTATATAAAACTTATTCTACATTTAATATAACAATTTCTTTGATTTTATTATATTCTTTTACTAT comes from the Campylobacter insulaenigrae NCTC 12927 genome and includes:
- a CDS encoding Rha family transcriptional regulator translates to MNDLVTNHNGALVTTQNDISTLTNNNENSIQKLIRIYKADLEEFGILEFENQLIINSKNVKNYKKIYFLNEQQATLLLTYMKNSESVRNAKKILVFAFYQMKEKLKNLEQEQMQKLAFHQSLGYKSQLKQQKTNFKNQIKALKYDLIQTKDELDICKGALEVLKRRKDFSNEENLRLLQKELAKYGLVVFNELDFALWSENLTKNIIGETKRRLDDLTKYNYQLLKDKFNKRLHIKDTKC
- a CDS encoding helix-turn-helix domain-containing protein → MGLDVYKLDSITNERIVINGTLKDKILLNTKIKRGSEKEIIGEILPQITNILGFKPFYHNGGNHIIFKNPKTDENLYCIEWHFAMNTKENIVKKVCKELDITQAELGRQLDVPASTINTWASGKIPKMAEVALTLMLENKQQKEILETIKKARDFIGRI